In a single window of the Delftia tsuruhatensis genome:
- a CDS encoding AAA family ATPase: MTELTLMHPTRTLAVRETFGLDTDMQVPAFAERSEHVPAVDPAYRFNPQATLAILAGFAHNRRVVIQGLHGTGKSTHIEQVAARLNWPCVRVNLDGHISRLDLVGKDAIVLQDGKQVTQFQEGILPWALQRPVALVFDEYDAGRPDVMFVIQRVLEREGSFTLLDQKRVLQPHAQFRLFATMNTLGQGNLSGLYHGTQLLNHAQLDRWNLVTSLDYLAPSEEAAIVLARVPGLNTPQGRAQVAAMVALAALTRKGFAVGDLSLLMSPRTVITWAENAQIFHDLRLAFALSFLNKCEPAERTIVAEYFQRCFGQELAQQGEPVHAG; this comes from the coding sequence ATGACTGAGCTGACCCTGATGCATCCCACGCGCACGCTGGCCGTGCGCGAGACTTTCGGCCTGGACACCGACATGCAGGTGCCGGCCTTTGCCGAGCGCAGCGAGCATGTGCCTGCCGTGGACCCGGCCTACCGCTTCAATCCGCAGGCCACGCTGGCCATCCTCGCGGGCTTTGCGCACAACCGGCGCGTGGTCATCCAGGGCCTGCACGGCACGGGAAAGTCCACGCACATCGAGCAGGTGGCGGCGCGGCTGAACTGGCCCTGTGTGCGCGTCAACCTCGACGGCCACATCAGCCGGCTGGACCTGGTGGGCAAGGATGCCATCGTGCTGCAGGATGGAAAGCAGGTCACGCAGTTCCAGGAAGGCATCCTGCCCTGGGCATTGCAGCGGCCCGTGGCCCTGGTCTTCGATGAGTACGACGCGGGCCGGCCCGATGTGATGTTCGTGATCCAGCGCGTGCTGGAGCGCGAGGGCAGCTTCACGCTGCTGGACCAGAAGCGCGTGCTCCAGCCGCATGCGCAGTTCCGGCTGTTCGCCACCATGAACACGCTAGGGCAGGGCAACCTCAGCGGCCTCTACCATGGCACGCAACTGCTCAACCATGCCCAGCTCGATCGCTGGAACCTGGTCACCAGCCTCGACTACCTGGCGCCGTCCGAGGAGGCCGCCATCGTGCTGGCGCGCGTGCCCGGCCTCAATACGCCCCAGGGCCGCGCGCAGGTGGCCGCCATGGTGGCGCTGGCCGCGCTCACGCGCAAGGGCTTCGCGGTGGGCGATCTGTCGCTGCTGATGTCCCCGCGCACCGTCATCACCTGGGCCGAGAACGCGCAGATCTTCCACGACCTGCGGCTGGCCTTCGCGCTGTCCTTCCTCAACAAGTGCGAGCCGGCCGAGCGCACCATCGTGGCCGAGTATTTCCAGCGCTGCTTCGGGCAGGAGCTGGCGCAGCAGGGCGAGCCTGTCCATGCCGGCTGA